The DNA sequence CCGTCATTGGGTTAATGACGTACAGGCGGCTGCTGCTGCCTACGCCGTAGAGTTGCCCCGTGGCGGGACGGAAATCGATGGATAAGATACGCTCGCCATCCTGCAAGCCCGTCAGGCTTACCGTGCTCAGCGGGGTAGCCGGGGTGCGGACGTTGAGCTTGAGCAGTTGATTTGCATCGTTGAGTACGTACAGCTGCGCATCGGGCAGTGTAGCTGGATTGGGTGCCGTGCGATGGTCTTCGCAGGCATTCAGGAACAGTAACGAACCTAGTGTCAGCAGACCCGTCAGGACGCGAAGCGGTGTTTTGTAAAGCATTTTCATCAGCAAGCGAAAAGTTAGTTTCTTCAAAAGACTATACTGTTAGAAAGCTATACGCAGGAATGCCGTTGCTGGATGTCTGGAAATTAAAATTTCATTAATAAATATACTAACCGGCTGGTAATTAGCGTCGTTTGAGGTCACTCCCGGTAGACTTACCAGCTCTTTCGCAGGCTCAAGTAGCTGCCAATTGAGTTGGTGAACAGTTCGCCCCGGTCGAGGGCTACCGATGTGGTAAGTACCGTACCGGGCCATCCGGCTAACGGCCATTGGGCCGATACCAGCGTTGAAAACTGGTGAAATGGGCGTGGATAGTGCTGGTTATACGTACCAAAATTCCGGCTATAAGAAGCCCGCGCGGTAACAGTTGGCCCGTTGCGGAAAACACCACCCGCTCCGGCGTACCAGGCTACTACCCGGTTGTTGGGGAAGAAGCCGCCACCCGCGAATGAATTGACGTAGGGGCTGAAATCGGACCGGGGCGTGATGAGGGGTGTACCCAACGTGCGCCCCCGGTAAGACCAGCCTTCACGGTACTGGCTGTGGTTGAAATAATTATCGCGGCCCTGGTACCGGATGCGCTGGTCGAAGGTGGGACCACTCTGATTGGTTGTGCTGAGCCATTCCAGCACCAGCCGTTGCACCCGGAAAGCAGCGCGGGTCTTCTGCGGGTTGAGAAAGCGCAGACCCGTCAGGCCATCGGGCAGGTTCTGCAGGGCCAGCCCCGATGCATCGTCGTAGATATGCTGATGGTATAGAAACCAGTTGCTCTTCGGTCGTTTCCACTCCAGGGCAATGTCGTAGCTACCTACGTGGTTCCCAATCCGGTTTTCGCCGTCGAAGCCCGTAAAACGGCTGTTTTGGAGATCTTCGGGGTAGTGGCCGCTCACGAGCGACAGGTAATCGCTGAACGAGGTGGGCAGCGTACCGTTAACGGCCAGCGGGGTACCCACCAGGTAATCGGCGCGGCCGCCCCACTGGACCTGGTGGTTGAGACCGGCGTACAGCCGGACTTTTGCGCTCGGTTTACCGAGTCGACCGTAGAGGTATTTCTGGTGGAGGTAACTACCCTGAATGTAGGTGTTGGCAAACCAGCCGTGGGCGTATCCGGCCTTGATGGCCAGCCGGGCTTCCGTAAATTTCAGCGATACGTAATCGGGTGTGTGCAGCTGTATCTTGGGAAACGGAATGGCGTTTCCCGACCAGGCGACGAATCCGGATGTCAGCACCGTATCGCCCAACCCGATCACTTCGCGCCGGTTGCCACCGTAGAATTCGAGCCAGCCGAGCTTTACCTTCAGGTAGGCATCGGGCAGCAGCAGGGCCGGGTTGTAGTCCTGGCGGGGGGCGCCCACGTTGGCTACGGCATATACGCCGAAACCCCAGTCGAGTCGGGACTTTTTCCGGCGGGTAGAATCAGACTGAACGGCATAATCGCGCTGCATACCAACTCGCAGGGTACCGAAGGAGCCACGTGGGGGGACAATGCCATACTGATTGGCGCTAAGCCACAAAGGCGTATGGGCGGGTGTAGCCGTCAGCGCACCCACTTCGGCATTAAAGCGGACGGGTGATTTGAGTTGGTTTTGCTGTGCCTGTACAGAACAGACAGTCAAAAAGAACAGGCTACCAACGAGGCAGAGAAAACGCATGAATGGAGTGAACAGCAAGTCTAGAGAGCTACCTGCCCGATTGGTCACAAACGACACATTTGAGGTACGGGTTTTGGCACCCCAAACTAAACGAAAACATCTCGCATACTTTAACCATTAAGTCAATAATAGCAATTCGGGCATGACAATACCGTACGTAACCCTCGCCAATGGCGTTCAAATGCCCCAACTGGGGATTGGGGTGTATGCGCCCCAGCATAACAATGAAGTGCAGCAGGCGGTAGAATGGGCCCTCGAAGCCGGATGCCGTCTGATCGATACGGCGTCGGTCTACGGGAATGAACGGGAAGTGGCCGCAGCCCTGCAGTCAGCCGGTCTACCCCGCCACGAGGTATTTGTCACCACTAAAGTGTGGAACAGCGACCAGGGCTATGAGTCAACGCTACGGGCGTTCGACCGGAGTCTGGACCGGCTCGGACTCGATGTGGTCGACCTGTATCTTGTTCATTGGCCCGTTAAAGAACACCGGCTCGAAACCTGGCGGGCGCTTGAAACGATCTACAGCGATGGGCGCGTGCGGGCCATTGGCGTCTCAAATTACTACGGGCCGCACCTGGATGAACTGTTGGCGCACGCCACGGTAACGCCCGTCGTGAATCAGTTTGAGTTCAGTCCCTACTGTTACCGGCCGGACGTGCTGGCCTACTGCCGGGAAAAGAATATTCAGCCCGAAGGCTATGCACCGTTGGTACGTGGCCTGAAAAAAGACGATCCCCGCCTGGTGACGCTGGCCGACTCCTACGGAAAAACAACCTTTCAACTGCTGGTGCGCTGGTCGTTGCAACACGGTGTTGTCACAATACCCAAGTCGGTGAAGCGCGACCG is a window from the Spirosoma rigui genome containing:
- a CDS encoding capsule assembly Wzi family protein → MRFLCLVGSLFFLTVCSVQAQQNQLKSPVRFNAEVGALTATPAHTPLWLSANQYGIVPPRGSFGTLRVGMQRDYAVQSDSTRRKKSRLDWGFGVYAVANVGAPRQDYNPALLLPDAYLKVKLGWLEFYGGNRREVIGLGDTVLTSGFVAWSGNAIPFPKIQLHTPDYVSLKFTEARLAIKAGYAHGWFANTYIQGSYLHQKYLYGRLGKPSAKVRLYAGLNHQVQWGGRADYLVGTPLAVNGTLPTSFSDYLSLVSGHYPEDLQNSRFTGFDGENRIGNHVGSYDIALEWKRPKSNWFLYHQHIYDDASGLALQNLPDGLTGLRFLNPQKTRAAFRVQRLVLEWLSTTNQSGPTFDQRIRYQGRDNYFNHSQYREGWSYRGRTLGTPLITPRSDFSPYVNSFAGGGFFPNNRVVAWYAGAGGVFRNGPTVTARASYSRNFGTYNQHYPRPFHQFSTLVSAQWPLAGWPGTVLTTSVALDRGELFTNSIGSYLSLRKSW
- a CDS encoding aldo/keto reductase encodes the protein MTIPYVTLANGVQMPQLGIGVYAPQHNNEVQQAVEWALEAGCRLIDTASVYGNEREVAAALQSAGLPRHEVFVTTKVWNSDQGYESTLRAFDRSLDRLGLDVVDLYLVHWPVKEHRLETWRALETIYSDGRVRAIGVSNYYGPHLDELLAHATVTPVVNQFEFSPYCYRPDVLAYCREKNIQPEGYAPLVRGLKKDDPRLVTLADSYGKTTFQLLVRWSLQHGVVTIPKSVKRDRIRENFDVFDFTITDADMALMNTFYDNTRIADDPMTYL